ATGAATTCCCAGAAGAAGACTGTTCCGCCTGGCTTTGGGATTCATTCTGGCCACCCTAAGCTGGATCTCCTGCTCCGCAAACTATTCAGGAAGCCCCTGAACTCCCCCATACCTTGATATGGCCTCCTTCATATTCATAGGGATATCTGCAGTCAATTATCAAACACTCCGTAATGAACTTTGCAAAGCTGCCATTCAACACTGCAACAATCTAAAGGGAAGAAACAGTAAAAATTAGACACAAATACTGGGAAAACCAATTAAAGAGCTTGAAATCTTAGTTACCTGTGACAGTTTTCAAGGCTGCAATATCATGAGAGATGGGACACAAGTGAGAGGCCAATTCCTCTTGAAAAGAGGCTGTGGCTCATTGGTCTCTCAGTGGGAGGTGGCTTCGTATGTTCAAAATATGTGCTTTCACATAGGTGAGTTTACACACAACTAAGGGAGCGTAGCCTGTGAAACTCACCATTTCTGGGTCAATATATTTCAGATCTTGATGCTTTCCAtcaacagtgtggaaaagataaccctaaaaataaaaaaaagcttGATTAAAGAAATCAAGTTAGCTGCACAATCTCAGCACGGGAGAAAAGCATATGGGAAGTTGCAAGCACATGAGCTCTTGCTGCTCATAACAAGACACTCAACCCCTAGTTGTGTCAAGACATAAGGCCAAACAGGTTAGAGGCAAGGGGCGGAGCATACTCTTACCTTTGAGAAGTCTCCAATAAGGTCCCTTTGGTCACTGTCCAGAATATTCTCTATCTCTGTTGAAGGTGACAATGATGCCCCAACCAGGGCCTGActctggagaaaaaaaacagggagAGAAATGGGACACTGAAGGCCAAGCTAGGTTCAGGTTGTGGTAATATCTAATGTATCTGAAGACTAGTTGTTTTCAGCTCTTAGGGCCTCTCTTCAAGGATACAGTTTAGCTGGAAAGATTTGGAGAACAAAGACGAAGCATGCACAGAAAGTAAGTAGTTAAGAAGCAGCAATGGGACCAAGTCTGTTCACAGGGTTTTCTCCTAAAGTAGCAAGCTGGAAGCCAATCTGAGAAGAGGCAAGAATCAAGGGGAGAAGAGGACTGGGGTGGGAACAGTTTCTCTGAATTGTAGCTTGGAATTTTAAGCCCCAGGACCAGAAacaaaaagggagaaaaacaacAGAAGTGCAGGGGGGGAAAACATGGTGTATTTCAGAGAATGCCTGGAAAGAACAAGTAGATAATACAATTAAGATGTTTAAGATATAGGAAACAAAGATTAAGTTAGACATTGGGAACAACTTTTAACTTTAAGAGCACTTCAGCTCAATAAAGGCTCCAAAGGTAAGACAGTCAAGAAAAAGTCTGAGTAGGAAGTGGTATCccacttttaattatttattaatgttatttatagtcggCTTTCTCACCTAGACTAAAAAAGCACATACGCACTTACTTTATAGCATGGTTTTTAGTTGTAAGCTGCttcgagcaggactctgaagagacaGCATCAAAATATTCTAATTGAATACTAGATCTCTAGCCTTCTACATCCGTGGACATCACATTCTCAAATGTCTCCCTTCTTCAACCTGGTCACACCATCTGAAACCACTAGGCAAAGATCCTGATACCCACTTGCTCCTTCTACACATCGCAGCCCAACTACATGCACAAAGACCCCTTTCCACCCCAAGTGGTAAGTAGGACAGCTAGCTGTTGCCCCTAGAGCACATCACCGGGGGGcggaaggggagagggagaggcggCTGGGCAAAGTCCCACTCAGGATTCTACAAAGGGCCTCATATGTCCAGTTCCAACTTCGACTGCCCAAGGCAAGTGGGCTCTCGCATGCTTGTATCTGCCGCTTCCTCAGTGCCTATCAACACAAGTGCAGAAAGGAAGAGTCACCATGTTCTTCAGCTACCAACCGTGAGTTCTTCAGACGGTGCTCCACAAGCGCTTCTCCTCCTCTTATGGGCCCCTGAGGAGTTCTCTTCTTGGGATCTCTCCACTCTTTTCAGGGCAGCCTTGGCCATAGTGCACGGCTCACTTTCTGCCCTCAGCAGCCTGCATCGTTTATTCTGGACAAAAGCCACAGTGGAATTAACGCTCTAGCAGCCAGCGACTTCACAATCAGCAATCCTTTGGGCCTTTCCTGTTCGGTCTTGACAAAGCCAGCTCCCTCACAAAAAGCAAGAACGTTCTACAGTCTGCAGGAGTAAGCTCTCAAGTGAGACTAGGCTCTGAACAGATTGTAAAAGGACAGGGGCAGCGCAGATTCAGCAAGGCTCTAGGCATGATTCTTAACTTGCACCTTAGTAGAAGACGGTTGAAGCAGATGACCGCACACTCCAAAGAGCTTTGACAGTTCAGAATTAAACAAGAATACACTAGATTCTGTTTtgactaaaataaatgttttgaattCTAGAAAGTCAGCGATGTTAGTCTGCCgcagcaaaaacaaacaggagACTTGACCCCAGCGTAAGATTTCAGGCACTGGAGAGCGCTCTGTCAAAGGCATGCAGGAGGTCCTCAGTAGACAAGCTTTAATATATGAAGGTATGAAAAACAGCCACGAAGCACAGGAAGTAGAGGGGGAGATGCAATTATGTAAACTTTGATGCAAGCAAGAAAGACCCGGAGCCCATTCACAGCAGCAGTAATTGGCCATTTCTATAGCTGTGCTAAGCTAGCCAACATCCATAATGAGCTAGAAGTTTTTTAATGCCTCCAAGCATTAAACACGACAGGACTACTCCAAACTACACtggaaatggtgggggggggggttttaaaaacaaacaaagccaCAGCTTTTGAGCTCCCTAATGCTTCAATGGCCAATCTTACCTGGGTTTCCTGCTGTGTCTTCATAACTAGCGGTGCCGTCCACAGACTTGCTACACCAAATGGCATCTCTTCATCACTCTAAAAGAATTATCCAGTTAATTCAACAAACACTGGCAGTAACTGCAACAGgtgtcatttttatttcattaatgACCTTGTTTGGATACCAGAGAAACCCAGATTCGTAGTTCTTGGCCCTTAAATGGACAGCCTGCAAAGAGTTCCGGCAGcgacagttccggcagttccggCAGCGAGCAGCACTTTTTTGTCCAAAGTGATTTGGGCTGCTAGTCACTGGTAAGGCCTGTTGTTTATACGACAGTTCTCGGTTTACCATGCAGCCCATTAATGCCAAGCTGTACCAATTCTATCCCAAACGTGCAAATGTTGGTGTTTTTCCATCAGCCCCCCCTCAATTGCGTATACCAAATGACTTGGCACTGTTTAACTTTCTCTCTTCCAACTCTTACATTTCAAGGGCAAGCATACAGCAGACCTCTAATTTTATTCAGATGGGAAAAAAGGGAGgctcaaggtagggttgccaggtcccctcaccctccgggtgggaggtgggagtccCGACACTCACTTGTGTTGATGCTGGGGctttgcaatgatgtcacttccgggaagtgatgacatcatgtagGGCATCATGCTGcagcgggccgatttgggccccacgTGGGCTTGATTCAGCCCAccgcagagcacaggaatgcagcCAGAAGGGCCCTGGGGAGCTCCTGCACAGCAGATCCACTGTACTGAACTTGTTCTCCCGGCGCAGCTCTCTACCCCTGGCCACTTGCACAGAACTCTTGCTCAAGGTTTCAAAGGACTTCACCATCACTTACACTGGCATCTTGCCCATCGAGTATCTCTAGGAATCCATCATCCTCATCGTCACTGCCGCAGGCCTTCGGAGAGCACTGCCTCAGAAAAGCAGGACTGCAGCTTCCAAGGCTATTCTCACCTTCGCCACTAGGAAACTAAAGCCAATGACAGTTTAATGCTTGCATTCAGACTGAGCGCGACGGCTTTTCTTCTCAATGAAGGAGATGGCAAAAAGGAGTTTTCATACAGCATACCATTCTCGATGCTTATGTAAGTCTCCTCTTCACCTTCGAAAATCCACAAATACAGATTCTAGACTCTTGCTGAAAGCACACGTTCAGCAGCTTAGCAAAAACCCATTCCAATCTACCCGCAAAACTAAGATGCACAGAAACACATCCTTCACCCCAAGCAGATCTTAGGCCTTAAAGACACTGCAGCTGTCAGCAACAGGCCTCCGTCACAGCCATCAGGTGTCAATAGCAATGAGGGTTCAAAGGGCTTGTTTTCCTCCCAAGCTGTGCTCTGAACACCACAGTGTTGTGTTTTGTACTAAGCAGCTTCTGCTGCAAACAATTTTCTCCATGTCTACTGGGTCCTAAGGAGCCCCCGCCATTGTACAGTTCTAGACATGCAGAAGTAAGAATACAACCTAGTATTTGGCGCAGAattgcatttgttttttaaaaaaatgtcttctaACAGCACATTTCTAGTTCAGGGAATTTTGGAATCTGGCCTGAAAACATACGCAGTATCTGCTAAAAGTACTGAGAACGAAAATGAGGCCTACATCGTTCTCAGACCTTTCTCCTCATACGCTCCAGTTGTATTTCCCTCTGCTAAAGACTCCCAAGCATAATGGCTATAGTTGAAGAGGAGGCTTTGAAACCTGCACAATGAGGGGCACAATTCAAACACTGCACATTGTAGGCAGAGCTTTCTGGATGAAAAACAGATTGCCTGGGAGCATGAGCAGTCGCTGCTAAAGCCCACCTTACTTGTCAGTCACCTAAACTCTCCATCATGTTTCCGCTACCCCATAAGGATGACAAGCCCTAAAAAGGTGGTGATGCCCCTTCCTGGTCCTCCCTGAACCAGGACTTCTGCTCCACAGACGGGCAGACTCCCTCTCCGATGAAACTCCAACATGTTTAGtttaaaaaattatatcccaTACATTCCATTCCCTGGGGCAGATACATACCATAAACACTGGAGCAGACTTCAGCCTTAGCCCTAAAGTGTCTTGTTCACCTTCAAGGGAAGAGTGGCGCAGAGAGCTACGCGAAGCAGGCCGCACTGGCTTTTTGAACTCAAAGGGCTCCTTAAGGAAAAGACCACCATTTTAGCAACTGTATCGAAGAGAATTATTTGCCCCCTTTGAAATAAGCCACAGCAGATTCCAAGAAAACCCTCACCATGAACAAGTCTCGTTCTGTTATATATACACCCTTTCTGTAAAGATTTACGGCCCCGTTCTCCTCCAAGTTTCCTAGCTAATCTTTTTACGACGACAAGTTCAGCCAAAAGAACAAGAGACTCATGAAGATGAAGTTTAACAAAGACATTGGATGCAAGCGTTTGTGGGAGATGGATAAAACTGATACATAGCTGAGGAAATTTAAAATCTTTGTCTAATGGTTCTGCTGACTCTAAACAGATCTTCTTGACCCTCTCTCGAGTTTCCAAGCTTTCTACAGGCCATCGGGACATCATCAGGGCCaccaccctcccctcccaccccactgCTCAGACAGCTGTTTGCAGGACTGTGAAACTGCACTCACATTCTCTTTGTTCCCTTCAGAGTCACGTGACTGAAAGAAACCGCAGCCCAGCACGTCCGAGTGGCTCCTCTTCAGGGCAGGACTACATCCCAGAAGGCTTTGCTGCAAAGTTGAAAAGGGTGAACCAGAAGTGAATCGCAGAGAACACCAGAAACCCAATGCCGTTTGCTGAAAACGAAAGGGGTTACAGCTACTCTCATGTACAAGACCAAAGCAGCCAGACATCAGTAAGGATGGCCATgctgctgccaggcaccccaGGAGCTTTGGGGGCGGGGCAAAGGGCAGGCACGGTTTCAGCCAACAGAACTTCCAGAGCATCAGCTGACACAGGAGTCACACCCAGGTTTTCACCCGGACGTGACATTGATGCTTTGCATGGTATCATTTCTGAACTCCACTGTTCTCTGTAACCGAAAAGAATGCTAACCAGAAGTGGGCGCATAGCACGCCTGAAAGCAAACCATCTCATATGGGGGGAGCTGCAAGAACTGAGAGGGCTGCAGGGAGCCACGCtgggcttccttcctcctccgcCCCCACCGGCCGGCCCCGCTTTGCCTACCTTCTTGCACCCAAAACCTTCTTGCAGGCTCAGAACAGAGACTTCCTTTTTTCCACCCCGTTTGTGGCTCCCAAGTGATGCTCCCAAGCAGCTCACTGCCTTCTCACTCTGGCCTGGGaaagcgggtggctgggatgggcTGTGACTACTCGCGTAGCGCACCCCTTTCAGCGGGGCATGTCCAATCACCTAGTGGAGGTCTGCACATGCCCAGAGTTCAGTTAAGTGTTTTGGGGGGCTTAACCCCCACAATTTTTTATccggttttcagatttttctgcaaccttgAGGAATCCCCTTAGATTGCTGATACATCTGTTACAATATTAGCAGGTTTCAGGTATTAGCAGAtcggggccacttggctattagtatataagataaccCGAAGCAACTGAATTATTTACAAGTTGGAGAATATACCATCAGGACAGTAAGCATGATGCTTTGTATACAGCACTCAAGCTTAAGCTGCCTCGAGCAAcattctgaagaggcagcatagaaatactcTAAATAAATTAAATGCTATTGTCTGACTGACATCTGTATAGTTCACAAGTGAGCAGGGTTGGATTCCACCGCACACCCACCCCAGAATTCCTAGATAACAGTCTCAGATTTTTGAAAGGTAGCATTCATATTTTCAAAACCCTTGATGCCTGGTGATACAACAgctaggaattttttccccaaagcccTTCAAGTGGGGTTTATGTAACCTGAATGCTCTGCATCACATAAAGAAGCCAAGCTTCGAGTTCACAGAAAGGGAGTCTCCTTTCCAAGCAACTTACCGGGATGGAACGCATTTTTTGCACAGGCAGTCGAAAGCTGAAATgagaacacagagagagagagaggcctcaGAATGGATCCACATCAAAGCTCAAACAGTATTGGCAGGAAGCTAGTGACACACCTCAGATTTCCCACTACAGGTTCAAATTAAGTGGATGGTAATTAGAGCTGATCATGAAATATAGAGTGAAAAAGTGGGACATGGCTCATCAAACCACCCTTCTCCAAGCTGGAGGCGGAGGGTATTAGCTGGATAACAAGAGGGTACCATGTACAGTCAGTTACCTTGATTTGGCTCTGACAAACACCTCTGCCTCAACAAGCCTTAAATGCGACTCCCATCCACCACTCACCCTTTCATGCATCATAGTAAGGAAGCTGAAAACTACTTGGCTAGCAGAAAAATGCTGGTTTCTCTAGGATGAAGCTGTTATCTAGCCCCAATGTTCCATGAAAAGAGTTACCAAGATATTGTTTAAGGCATCTCAACTTGTGCAGGAGCATGGAACAGAAATAACTGCCACTTGCTTAAAAGTAAATTCCACTGAAACCGTTATGCAAACCTAGATAGCTAATAAATGTCTAGCTGATCAAAATAGTCCAAAGATCTGCCGTAAAGCATACAACACATATCTGAcacagggagctctgactctcaaaagctcatgccctggacatccagttggtcattaaggtgctactggacccaaatcttgcattTTATactatcagtttttaaaaaaggttaggTTTGACAGGAAAGTCAAAAACTGCATGTATTTCAACTTTCACCAACATTTCcattttcctcagaaaaaaagctCCCACCTCCCCCCGGCTTCAAAATTCCCAGCCATTTCACATCTCTAAACACGGCCTGTAGAGTTGGGCCGAGAGAGACTGGCTGGACTACATGAGCTTCGTGATAGTGGAGAGGTTTGAACCATTCCTAATTCAGCTTTGTAAACACTATACAAGACTGACACTCAAATAACTGAGCTGCAAAAAAGCAACCATGAAGAAGGGGATACGGGTGGGGGCCAGAGCAATCCTGCAGCGCTGAACTTGGGTTATTTCCAGCAACAGTCATTAAACCTTAAAGGAAGCAATAGCCACCACATCTTGGATTCTCCAAGGGCCAGGCCCGGtgcgtccatggaggcagtgccGGCAGCCACCTCGAGTGCTGAACTCTAAAGGAGGCGCTGTGCCAGCCCCCGACgaccccccccaacccagaagCGGGTCGCATCGCTGctcacctctctgccccttcgccattgccacctgccttgCCTCGGCTCTCAGCGAGCCAGGTGCCCAGGTGGCGTGGCAGCGAGCAGGGAAGTGGGCCGCCTCCCTGTCCCTTTGCCGCTGCCacccacctcaggtgagggggacactCTTGTGCGATGACGGCACAAGTGACGTCGTCGCGCAGGGCTGGAGCACGCATGCGCAAAGCACACGCACACGGGcaggcaggcggggggggggagtaggtatctcacctcaggcccCAGAAatcctggcaccggccctgccaagTGCAAATCTCCTCTGTGGCATGGGATGTCAGGCACTGACTACTGGAAAGGCATGATGAATATATATGGAAATTGTAACCATAAGCTTAGGATTCTAtgaatgagacttacttctacaCTAAAGGAAGCCTACTATGAGAATCTGCAACTTGCAAGCTGAGACTCAACAGAAGAGCTACCACAAACATTCCAAGTACTGTGGCCTTTAAGCAGCCATCACTCCTCCTACCATGCGTTCAGAATGTGTATttggtatttttcagatatatttaGGCATCAAGAATGATATTCAGGACTTTCTTAAACCTTGCTTAAATTTATTTAGATTCTCTGGGCTGACACTGGTTATGTAGTGggtttggttctgtttgcattttgagGCTTTGGGCCAACGATTGCTCCCGTGTAAttggctattggcttctttgccctggagaaagcatggatTTTCTTCTCCATGAGCAACGATAGAGACAAGTAGGAAGGCCGGTGGCACATTGTCCAGGGACCTACGGAAGTGGACCCATGGATCCAATTTGGTGGAAACTTGGAGGGGGGTCATTAGGGAACAGGCAAAGTTAGGCTCCCTgcaattttactgtatttttcttgGAAAGCAGCCGCCACTCCCAGCCCCCtggaaaaagcccccccccccagggaatgGTATTGAAAATTTTTGGAATtctcaaaaaaaccccaaaaccaaaTCCAAAAACAGTATCAGGGACCGGAACAATCCAGAATTCTGGTATGGAAATTCTTGCCAAAAACCAAATatgaaaaataccattttttttcaaGCACACTTCCCAATCATGCACACCTTCCAAAAGTTTAATGCAAACTCTTCTGAACCTTGAGGTACCCACCGAGAAGCTTTAAACAATACATAAAACCAAAAGGTGAGCATGTCGTCTACATACGTGTCATCAAGGTCTTTCATGCCAAGCAATGTGGGAGAATCCACACAACAGCCTGTGGAAGAGAAATATTCATGCAGCTGAAAGGCGCTTCATAGCTCTTTAGAGTAGTAGCACTAAATCTTGTGAGTTTATGAACTGAGATATGAATCAAGGGCTTCGCAATTTACAGAACAGCTATCATGAaagtttcacaaagaaataaGCTACACACATTTTGGGATGAAAGGATACACACCTGAATCTGTAGAATCAGAGGAGGTGGTCCTTTGCAGGTTGCTATTCCTTTCTTCCAGCATCTGCACACCATTTTCACTTTGGCTGTAGATTCAGAGATGTTGCTGTTATCTTACAGAATGTTAGACAAAAATGCATCCGCATAGCATTCAAATGGAACATGATACGAGTTAGAAGCACCAAGACATGAGCTGCTTTCAGCCAAGCAGTGCACTGCCAAAGGGTAGCCTAGAAAGCTAGGCAGGGATTGCTTCTGTTTAAGAACATTTGTCATAAGCAAGAGACACACGGGtgtttccacattccaggcagcaGCTGTCAGCCGGATTATGGTGCCCATTCTTTCAGCAAACTGGCCTCCATTTGGAGAAAACTCCAGAAATGaattgtcaggtctgttgcccacagtccctccatcttcactAGCTTTGCAATCCACCTATGTATTTGTGTGCAGATTCTTTTCACGGGCCATTCAGCTCCTGGGAAGCCAGCACACTTATCTCGGATGGCTGgccacagtggccttgggacgGTTCCTGCCTCTGCTCCCAcggactatgcccagctggttgggcactgagggtggggggcccACAGGGAAGGGCTGGAACTGTGTAGCAAGCATTCcttacgtcattctcaacaagtgctctgtgtacagccagacactaTAATAGCTTCTGtgtattctatggacatatatacgctatAAATTGGtttctcaataaagaaccttgactcaagaggacttggatttcttgctggaAGGGGGGAAGTCAGATtccacgtatcctgttttccatagactgacatgaATATTATCAAAACATCTAGCTTCTTCATATGAGGAAATGAGAAATCAGTTGGATTTTACAAAAGCTTTCAAAAAATTTTCAGAGTACTAGCTTATAAGAATTATTATTGACCAAAATCCAATGGAAATGTTCTAAATGGAAGGCCAGCTTATCTGGAGTAGGAAAGGGAAATATTACCTGCGCTACTCAAAACCCATCAGAACAGACCACCTAATAAATCTATAAGTAGCGTATATTCAAGAAAACCTAATCTCATCCAAGTTCCACTGACACAGAATTCCAAGGATGGTTTACATATATGCACACAAGCACTTCGTATTAGTCAGCAGCTGAGGTCTTGCCGATGAACATGAGAACTGATTCACTGAAGAAATGCCCTGTTGAAGGCAATGTTTTCAACTGTCCTACTGTCTACCCGTATTCCACTACTCACTGGCCCAAACAATTTATTCTGTAGGTATCCCCACCCTTCCTCACTCCAGGCAGCTTATATGGACTCCCACCACAGAGCCTTACCCTCTTAGAGGCAGTTTCAGGTGAGAAATTGGGAGTGGAGGAGGCTGACTGAAGGTTTGGACCAGGGCTTCCATGGGCCAACATTCAGTGTAGCTGCCTCTCAcctacactccccccccctcacagttTGGGATCTTTCTGGATCAGGGTCGCCTTGCATTTTCAGGCATACTCCTGCACTGCAAGACTGCaggaccctaaccctaacccttcaGAAGAagagtcccccctccacacacacacacacacacacacacacacacacacacacaccttgcacAGCATGATTGAAAAAGGAACCACAGGAGCCTCTCCCCATGAGAACCATCTACTGCAACTTTCCTCACTCCAAAACTTAAAAATGCCTCCCTCTCCCTTGTTTATGCGTGCAAAATGCAACACTAGGGGAGAAGCTTAAAATCTGGGAAATTCCAGTTCTAATCCCCATACTGCGATGGAAGCTCgtgggtagccttgggccagtcactctctctcagctgccctacctcacaaggctatcAGGATAAGCTGAAAAAGTGACAGAACCCTCTATCGGCCCTGATCTCCTTGAAGGAGTTAGCGTGACAGATCTCAGGGCACTTgacctctctcagcctcacacacCTCACAGGCGAGgagataaattttattttttaatgtaatttatacttcacctttcttgctgagactcaaggcagattacacagtgtgaaccagtacagtcaatttcaaagacatttcaataaacaatgaaatGGGGTCTATAAAagcaaatctgcaaagatttcaAATCAACAGAAACCCAACaccgagttgaagaaatgcagaaacagagcataagcaattttgaACAACATCAAACAAtatagaactactcagtaggatcatacccaaagcaacagatagcatcCAGTAATAAGTCTTTGGTACCTATCGCTCTACAGAGACATCCCTCACTACctctttacagtacagccctcctatctgagtaaaaaaagccctcttgaataattcatagatccagaggagttagccgtgttagtctgcaggtgcaaaatagtaaagagtccagtagcatatttaagactaaccaactttattgtagcataagctttcaagaaccacagctctcttcttttaGCTCTCTTCTTTTACTATtgactaattcagttttgcatcgttccagaaagccaggagagtgaaggCTTTCCTGGCCTCTTTAAGTAGGTCATTGCATGAAGGGGCCAGACCCACAAATGATGAGATTTAAAATCATCCTACACTAgctccattggctaccaatcagttaccgtgatcagttcaaggtattagttacatacaaa
Above is a window of Eublepharis macularius isolate TG4126 chromosome 11, MPM_Emac_v1.0, whole genome shotgun sequence DNA encoding:
- the CDC25A gene encoding M-phase inducer phosphatase 1 isoform X2: MKGFRLPVQKMRSIPQSLLGCSPALKRSHSDVLGCGFFQSRDSEGNKENEPFEFKKPVRPASRSSLRHSSLEGEQDTLGLRLKSAPVFMFPSGEGENSLGSCSPAFLRQCSPKACGSDDEDDGFLEILDGQDASSDEEMPFGVASLWTAPLVMKTQQETQNKRCRLLRAESEPCTMAKAALKRVERSQEENSSGAHKRRRSACGAPSEELTSQALVGASLSPSTEIENILDSDQRDLIGDFSKGYLFHTVDGKHQDLKYIDPEMIVAVLNGSFAKFITECLIIDCRYPYEYEGGHIKGAVNLHMEEDVEDFLLKKPIVSPDSKRVIIVFHCEFSSERGPRMCRFVRERDRLGNEYPSLHYPELYVLKGGYKDFFLKCRSYCEPQGYRPMHHEDFREDLRKFRTKSRTWAGEKSKRELYSRLKKL
- the CDC25A gene encoding M-phase inducer phosphatase 1 isoform X1, with the translated sequence MLEERNSNLQRTTSSDSTDSGCCVDSPTLLGMKDLDDTFRLPVQKMRSIPQSLLGCSPALKRSHSDVLGCGFFQSRDSEGNKENEPFEFKKPVRPASRSSLRHSSLEGEQDTLGLRLKSAPVFMFPSGEGENSLGSCSPAFLRQCSPKACGSDDEDDGFLEILDGQDASSDEEMPFGVASLWTAPLVMKTQQETQNKRCRLLRAESEPCTMAKAALKRVERSQEENSSGAHKRRRSACGAPSEELTSQALVGASLSPSTEIENILDSDQRDLIGDFSKGYLFHTVDGKHQDLKYIDPEMIVAVLNGSFAKFITECLIIDCRYPYEYEGGHIKGAVNLHMEEDVEDFLLKKPIVSPDSKRVIIVFHCEFSSERGPRMCRFVRERDRLGNEYPSLHYPELYVLKGGYKDFFLKCRSYCEPQGYRPMHHEDFREDLRKFRTKSRTWAGEKSKRELYSRLKKL
- the CDC25A gene encoding M-phase inducer phosphatase 1 isoform X3, yielding MRSIPQSLLGCSPALKRSHSDVLGCGFFQSRDSEGNKENEPFEFKKPVRPASRSSLRHSSLEGEQDTLGLRLKSAPVFMFPSGEGENSLGSCSPAFLRQCSPKACGSDDEDDGFLEILDGQDASSDEEMPFGVASLWTAPLVMKTQQETQNKRCRLLRAESEPCTMAKAALKRVERSQEENSSGAHKRRRSACGAPSEELTSQALVGASLSPSTEIENILDSDQRDLIGDFSKGYLFHTVDGKHQDLKYIDPEMIVAVLNGSFAKFITECLIIDCRYPYEYEGGHIKGAVNLHMEEDVEDFLLKKPIVSPDSKRVIIVFHCEFSSERGPRMCRFVRERDRLGNEYPSLHYPELYVLKGGYKDFFLKCRSYCEPQGYRPMHHEDFREDLRKFRTKSRTWAGEKSKRELYSRLKKL